AACATGAACCTCTTGCTTCGTCCTGTGTTCCATCTGTAGTCGTATAAATTGCATCTGCCGAACTCCAATCTCCACTATTATTACTTAAACTGTCGCTTAAATCTTTTGCTCCGTCTTTCCAATCATAAGTTATTTTATCAGTTACACATAATTTAAAAGTTCCACAATAAGATGTGGAACTATAGTTATCAATTGAAATATAATACCATTGTCCTATTGTTAAACTTGTAGATGTTACCCCAATATCCGAAGAAGCATCAATATATCTCTTACATTCCATTTGTGTTAATGAAGTATCCCACAAGGCAATATACGGATAATCCATTGTTCCTTCAGAACCTCCTATTCTTACGGTAACCTCAATGTTTGTTGTTGTTGCCTGAAACATAAACCATACGTTATAATTCGGTCCTGTATTCCAACATGAACCTCTTGATTGGTCAGCAGTTGCACTTACTGTTGTATATGCAGTATCAGCAGAACACCAATCATCTATATTGGAAAGAACTATTGCATTAGAACGGTCATTATTAGATGGTTGAGCATAACTGATTATAGGAAAAATAAAAAAAATATATTTTATAATATGAGTAATTATTTTTTTATACATCTACTAATTAATTTTATTGGTATTAAAAAACATACATTATTCTTGCCAACATCCTTTTCTTTTAACTTTCAACAGCTTACAAAAATATTAGTAAATAAAATCTTCTTAAAATAATAAAATATTCTCAATATTAGAATTGAAAAATAGAAATCCCCTGCTATGAGGGGATTTCTAACGGGCTAGGTCAAACCCAGTGTACTTAACCAATAAAACCAAAACCTATGTGGGTTGTTATATTTCTTATTTTATAAATATCTTTTCAGAATAATTATTTTTTTCAGTTCTAACATTTACAATGTAATAACCTGCATCAACATCAACAGTTATTTCATTATTATTTCCTATAATTTCTTTGTTTACAACAACTTTTCCTGTTATATCAATAATTGTAACTACAGCTTTGTCAACATCCATTTTAATAGTAACTGTATTTTCTACACTATTAATATTTACATTGTTGTTTTTTGTATTATTTTCAATTGCTGTATTTATTTCTTTATTATTATCTATTTGTTGAGGTAAAACAAAATGAAGAATAAATCTATCAGTCTTTTCATTTACATCTGCATAAAAAGAATACTCACCTTCTCCAAAATCAAACATTTTATTTTCTTTTAAATCTTCAAGATAAATATTAGCAGAAAATGAGAAATTATCAGCATCAATAAATATAGTATTTTTTCCTGAAACGCCAATTTTTGTATATAACGGAATTATCAATTCATTATCAAATTCAGGAATTGTGTTTATTGACATATCTTTAGCATCAGATGATTTTGTATAAATTTGCGAAACGGAATTATTATTACTAAACATTTTGTTAGCATCACAATAACTATCAAATTTTGCTGTAGATTTATTATCAAAACGAATAACTGTTTCATCTGTATATCCATTTTTTTCAGATTTTACTTTAAGTCTGATAATTTCTTTTCCGTTATCACTGTTTCTAAATGTAGCATCGCTGTTATGCAACCTCACATCATCAGTCATTCCTAAAGTACCATTTACACCTGAAGTGCTACATTTTACAAAGAAGCCTTGCATAGGTGGGATATACTGACCTCCACCATTTGCTCCTACTCCATCAATATATGAGGTAATAGCTTGTGCAACAGGATCCCAAATATAAATAGCATTATCAAGATTTGTTTTTGTCCAACCACTGGATGCATCCCAATCAATTGAGGATGGATAAGGATTACCTACAAAGTTATATCCATCATTATTATATGTTAAGTATGTATTAGAAAAACTACCTTCATTAAATTCACCTGAAAAAACTATAGTTTTATCTTCTGAATAATATACATCATATCCTTTCATTGGTTGAAGTTGCTCGTTTGCAACATGTGCTTGCCAGGTATTAGTGAACTCACTATAGGAATAAACCGCAGCACCCCATAATGCATTTGTAGAATCAATATCAACAGGAAGAGAAATATAATGCCAATCGTCTTCTGTTAATAATAACTCAGTTCTTGATTGACCACTACCGGTTGTTGTACCACCATCCTCTATATATGTACCATAACCATTTTCGTCAGAAATCAAATTTAAATTTCCATTATTAGTAAAATCATCTTCATTTGTAAATTCACCACTTATATTAAAATCACCTGTATTTGTAATATCATCTTCATTGGTAAATTCACCACCTACATTAAAATCACCTGTATTTGTAATATCATCTTCATTGGTAAATTCACCATTTGCATTAAAAGTACCATTATTTACAATGTTGTTTTTGTTTTCGAATTCACCATTAATAGTAATAGTAGCACCACTATTATTTGTTATTGTTCCTTCATTTTCACTTTCGTTACTTCCTCCGCAATGCAATGTTACAGTTCCACTATTGGTTAATGAACCACCGCTATCTATAATTCTAAACCTATTTGTAACAGTAAGATCACCATCATCGTCATTAGTAAATGTAGCATCATTTTTTAAATCAAATTCATCAGCGTTTAGTGTAGCATCGTTTGAAAAAGTAGCGTCATCTTCCATTTTAAATTTATCCGACACATCTATCTGTCCATTATTAGTAAAAGATGCAGAATTCTTCATTTCAAAATCATCACTGCAATTTATTGTTCCATTATTCACAGCATCTCCTTTTTCTACTATAAAATCCTCAACATTTACAGTTCCATTATTAGTAAAATCGGAAGTTGTTTCTTTAAGTTTAAATTCATCTGCAGTTATTATCCCGGAATTCGTCATAGTACAATCTTCTTTCAATTCAATCTTTTTTTTCACTTCAAAATTTCCTGAAATATTTAAAGTACAATCTTTAATTTTGAAATCATCATCAATATAGCTGTTACTTCCGAAACTAATAGTGCTACCTTTCCCATCAATATCTATCTTATCATCAACGAACACACCACCTGAAAATGAAACCGTACTATTCTCTATTTTGTTAATATCATCAATTGACACAGTATCATTAAAAGTAATATTCGTTGCATTTTTTACTTCAAATTTATCAGTAATGTAACAAGGAGCAGATGTTGTAAATGTCGTTGAACCATCAACCTTAAATTCTTCAACTGTAATTGTTGCTGTTGCTGTACAATTTCCTCCCTTAAATTCTATTTTTTCTATATCTAATTCTCCATCAACAATTAAATTGCCTCCTGTTTCAACTTTTTTAATTTCTTTGCTACCAGTTAATGAACCAGTTGATTGTATTTCCAAAGTACCTTTTATTTCATCTATATCATCATCTAAATCAACGTCATGCTTAATATAAACATGGTCCCCTGATTTAATCTTATTTCCAGGTTGCTTATTATTTTTCCATGTACTTTTATCTTTCCAATCACCATCTTGGTCTGTTTCGTAATTTGTAGCAAAAACAGAGAAAGACATTAAAAGAATGAGAGTAGAAAGTAATATTTTTAAATGAGTAGTTAAAGGTTTCATAATCCACAATAATTAGTTAAGTAACTATGATAAGTTACACTAAGTTTGCCACAAACATAATCAACTGTGTTTCAAACATATCTGTTTAAAGGTATAGTGTTTTACATCTAATTATTGGAATCTTTTTCCCGAAAATGGAAATATCCTAAATAAAGAATAAAGACAAAGTCATTATTTCTTCTTTTCAGTCTTAGCCTTAGTCTTCGTTTTAGTCTTAGCCTTAGTCTTAGCCTTAGCCTTAGTCTTAGTCTTAGCCTTAGCCTTAGTCTTCGCCTTAGTCTTCGCTTTTGTCTTGGTCTTCATTTCTTTCTCAATAATAACCAAAGCATCTTCCATTGTCAAAGACTCTGCCTCTGTTCCTTTAGGTATTCTAAAACTTTTCTTTTTATATTTAATATAAGGGCTGTAGCGTCCGTGTAGAATTTTTATTTCATTTCCTTTATTATCAAAGGTTTTTATTGTTTTTTTTATCTCTCTTTCTCGTTTTTCTTTGATTACTTCAATAGCCCTGTCAAGTTCAATTTT
The sequence above is a segment of the Bacteroidota bacterium genome. Coding sequences within it:
- a CDS encoding T9SS type A sorting domain-containing protein — its product is MKPLTTHLKILLSTLILLMSFSVFATNYETDQDGDWKDKSTWKNNKQPGNKIKSGDHVYIKHDVDLDDDIDEIKGTLEIQSTGSLTGSKEIKKVETGGNLIVDGELDIEKIEFKGGNCTATATITVEEFKVDGSTTFTTSAPCYITDKFEVKNATNITFNDTVSIDDINKIENSTVSFSGGVFVDDKIDIDGKGSTISFGSNSYIDDDFKIKDCTLNISGNFEVKKKIELKEDCTMTNSGIITADEFKLKETTSDFTNNGTVNVEDFIVEKGDAVNNGTINCSDDFEMKNSASFTNNGQIDVSDKFKMEDDATFSNDATLNADEFDLKNDATFTNDDDGDLTVTNRFRIIDSGGSLTNSGTVTLHCGGSNESENEGTITNNSGATITINGEFENKNNIVNNGTFNANGEFTNEDDITNTGDFNVGGEFTNEDDITNTGDFNISGEFTNEDDFTNNGNLNLISDENGYGTYIEDGGTTTGSGQSRTELLLTEDDWHYISLPVDIDSTNALWGAAVYSYSEFTNTWQAHVANEQLQPMKGYDVYYSEDKTIVFSGEFNEGSFSNTYLTYNNDGYNFVGNPYPSSIDWDASSGWTKTNLDNAIYIWDPVAQAITSYIDGVGANGGGQYIPPMQGFFVKCSTSGVNGTLGMTDDVRLHNSDATFRNSDNGKEIIRLKVKSEKNGYTDETVIRFDNKSTAKFDSYCDANKMFSNNNSVSQIYTKSSDAKDMSINTIPEFDNELIIPLYTKIGVSGKNTIFIDADNFSFSANIYLEDLKENKMFDFGEGEYSFYADVNEKTDRFILHFVLPQQIDNNKEINTAIENNTKNNNVNINSVENTVTIKMDVDKAVVTIIDITGKVVVNKEIIGNNNEITVDVDAGYYIVNVRTEKNNYSEKIFIK